A window of Calditerrivibrio sp. contains these coding sequences:
- a CDS encoding MBL fold metallo-hydrolase — protein sequence MLEIDVISSGSSGNCYLITNDNYGVFIDIGVNKRDLVRVKDKLVDKKIYLFITHEHHDHIKGLRYYQALFNSDIFCCLDVAKHLSDAGYDIGNVKLIDEGVMYEFPGWLTYPFPLSHDSIASFGYSFFIDNYKISFVTDTGIVTKDILSAIDKSDILFLESNYEDDLLIKGSYPLHLKKRILSNKGHLSNRDALKVVHELYHSKLQRVYFAHISEENNSYDIMARYCKYCEKLFGIEFGYLRQKTHYNIRVV from the coding sequence ATGCTCGAAATTGATGTTATTTCCTCTGGAAGTTCAGGTAACTGTTACTTAATTACAAATGATAATTATGGTGTTTTCATAGATATCGGAGTAAATAAAAGGGATTTGGTCAGGGTAAAGGATAAGCTGGTTGATAAGAAGATATATCTTTTTATAACCCATGAACACCATGATCACATTAAAGGGCTACGGTACTATCAAGCTCTGTTTAACTCTGACATATTCTGCTGCTTAGATGTGGCAAAACATCTATCCGATGCAGGTTATGATATTGGCAATGTAAAGTTAATTGATGAGGGGGTAATGTATGAGTTTCCAGGTTGGCTTACGTACCCATTCCCCTTAAGTCACGATAGCATTGCCTCGTTTGGTTATTCATTCTTTATTGATAACTACAAGATATCTTTTGTTACAGATACCGGTATTGTGACAAAAGATATATTATCTGCCATAGATAAGTCAGATATATTATTTTTAGAATCTAACTATGAAGATGATTTGCTGATAAAAGGTAGCTATCCCCTGCATCTTAAGAAAAGAATCCTATCTAACAAGGGGCATTTGTCCAATAGGGATGCTTTAAAGGTAGTTCATGAGCTTTATCATAGCAAACTCCAAAGGGTTTACTTTGCTCATATCAGTGAGGAGAACAACTCATACGATATAATGGCAAGATACTGCAAGTACTGTGAAAAGCTGTTTGGGATAGAGTTTGGCTATTTAAGGCAAAAAACGCATTACAATATTAGGGTTGTTTAA